From Pseudorca crassidens isolate mPseCra1 chromosome 15, mPseCra1.hap1, whole genome shotgun sequence, one genomic window encodes:
- the REM1 gene encoding GTP-binding protein REM 1 — translation MTLNTQQEAKTPLRRRASTPLPLSTRGHQPGLLGTAPSTQSQHPRLGQSASLNTPTRQPSSAPSGWSSESSDSEGSWEALYRVVLLGDPGVGKTSLANLFAGKQERDLHEQLGVAEDVYERTLTVDGEDTTLLVVDTWEAEKLDESWSQESCLQVGSAYVIVYSIADRGSFESASELRIQLRRTYQADHVPIILVGNKADLARCREVSVEEGRACAVVFDCKFIETSATLQHNVAELFEGVVRQLRLRRRNCAGREPPAPRRRASLGQRARHFLARLTARSARRRALKARSKSCHNLAVL, via the exons ATGACACTAAATACTCAGCAAGAGGCAAAGACCCCCCTGCGCCGCCGAGCCAGTACTCCACTGCCCCTGTCCACCCGGGGCCACCAGCCTGGCCTCCTGGGCACAGCACCTTCTACACAGTCCCAGCATCCCCGACTGGGCCAATCAGCCTCCCTCAACACCCCCACCCGGCAACCTTcatctgcccccagtggttgGTCCTCTGAATCCAGCGACTCTGAAGGCTCCTGGGAGGCCCTCTACCGTGTGGTACTGCTTGGAGATCCTGGCGTAGGGAAGACCAGCCTGGCCAACCTCTTTGCAGGAAAACAAGAGCGGGATCTCCATGAACAGCTGGGAG TTGCAGAAGATGTGTACGAGAGGACCCTCACGGTGGACGGAGAGGATACCACACTGCTGGTcgtggacacctgggaggctgaGAAACTG GATGAAAGCTGGAGCCAGGAGTCGTGCCTGCAGGTGGGCAGCGCCTACGTTATCGTGTACTCCATCGCAGACAGGGGCAGCTTCGAGAGTGCCTCTGAGCTCCGCATTCAGCTGCGGCGCACATATCAGGCGGACCACGTGCCCATCATCCTGGTGGGCAACAAGGCGGACCTGGCACGCTGCCGGGAAGTCTCCGTGGAAG AGGGCCGCGCCTGCGCTGTGGTGTTCGACTGCAAATTCATCGAGACGTCAGCCACGCTGCAGCACAACGTGGCGGAGCTCTTCGAAGGCGTAGTGCGCCAACTGCGCTTGCGCCGCAGGAACTGCGCAGGCCGGGAGCCACCGGCCCCCCGACGACGGGCAAGCCTAGGCCAGCGGGCTCGACACTTCCTGGCACGCTTAACTGCCCGCAGTGCCCGCCGCCGGGCACTCAAGGCCCGCTCCAAGTCCTGCCACAACCTGGCCGTGCTCTGA